The Echeneis naucrates chromosome 8, fEcheNa1.1, whole genome shotgun sequence genome has a window encoding:
- the aldh16a1 gene encoding aldehyde dehydrogenase family 16 member A1: MAGSTDKAVFDIFLSMESGPAAASSTATAQAWLEHHSCSLGLFIDGKFVCPADRQTCSIADSKGGNVCSTVCAADDDVSQCASSAVSGYKAWSGMSCYARAKVLLRLVSLLGQHSKCVSELCDLCEASCSPASLVRLLQYYSSWAQLRDSLITNWTPLGVVVVVASDDCSFYSLMLKAVPALAMGNSVIIVPGRSTAPPALLLAQLFMGAGLPAGALNILTGSDMSLAVKVAQNSSISYMTYSGNKQDGIMLHKATAGIGIPVSISCIGATCPFIIFESADIDSAVDGVLEAAFKKKKEVHWVLYVQESVFKLVIPRLKQRIAGKKCVNLASDEDRILVDTAVQEAQQQGAELLQSCAAPPSGASYPPTVLCGGAPSSPFVVSPAPGPLLPVMTFRSNTEAVTLGNHSPHGLAASIWTEDLTLALETAKSLSVGSVWVNSHSVTDPGLPISGHKDSGTCTDGGQAGLYQFLRSSCTSSPPLPRSSPVSMDYTKFGIAASPVLIPDNTDAASAPKTYLQFVGGKACKSDSGCSVAVQAPGGGSVLAYCPDGGRKDVRNAVEAAIKVQPGWMKKSPTARAQSLYFLAKGLEAKRRDIAMSITSQLGLSMDDAEKEVDLSAARLSDWAAYCDKIQGETLPMPQSGTALSIPEALGVVGLVLPDKNPLLSMVTLLGAAIATGNAVVMVPSQKNPLPVLAFIQVLQSSDLPVGLVNVISGRRDQLTVALANHSVIKAIWYWGSAEGCQYLQHTCTSPLKTLRLFCQKENGGMNWTQSHPSLLEEMWRNAVQWKSVWIPTA, translated from the exons ATGGCTGGTAGCACCGACAAGGCAGTCTTCGATATATTTCTGAGCATGGAGAGCGGACCTGCAGCAGCTTCCAGCACCGCCACTGCACAG GCCTGGCTGGAACATCATTCTTGTTCTCTGGGTCTGTTCATCGATGGAAAATTTGTCtgtccagcagacagacagacttgcTCCATTGCTGATTCTAAAG GTGGGAATGTTTGCAGCACTGTGTGCGCTGCAGATGACGATGTCTCACAGTGTGCCTCCTCAGCTGTCAGTGGCTATAAGGCATGGAGTGGGATGAGCTGCTATGCCAGGGCTAAAGTGCTGCTCAG GTTGGTGAGCCTTCTCGGGCAGCACAGTAAGTGTGTCTCAGAGCTGTGTGATCTGTGTGAGGCGTCCTGCTCACCTGCCAGCTTGGTTAGACTGCTGCAGTACTACAGCAGCTGGGCTCAGCTCAGGGACTCTCTCATCACCAACTGGACACCACTGG GTGTTGTGGTAGTGGTTGCCTCTGATGACTGCTCTTTCTATTCCCTGATGCTCAAAGCAGTACCAGCACTGGCCATGG GCAACTCTGTCATCATTGTCCCAGGTCGGAGCACCGCTCCTCCCGCACTCCTGTTGGCGCAGCTTTTTATGGGTGCAGGACTTCCAGCTGGGGCTCTTAATATCttaacaggaagtgacatgtCACTTGCTGTCAAAGTCGCTCAGAATTCAAGCATCAGCTACATGACCTACAGTGGCAATAAGCAG GATGGTATAATGTTGCATAAGGCCACTGCAGGGATAGGCATTCCTGTTTCCATCTCCTGCATTGGTGCCACATGTCCCTTCATCATTTTTGAGTCAGCTGACATTGACAGCGCAGTGGACGGAGTGCTGGAGGCAGCtttcaaaaagaagaaagag GTCCACTGGGTGTTGTATGTGCAAGAGAGTGTGTTTAAACTCGTCATCCCCCGTCTTAAGCAGCGTATAGCTGGGAAGAAGTGCGTCAACCTGGCCAGTGATGAAGATAGGATCCTGGTGGATACTGCAGTACAAGAGGCTCAGCAGCAGGGCGCTGAA CTGTTACAGTCCTGCGCTGCCCCCCCTTCAGGTGCGTCATACCCTCCCACAGTTCTCTGTGGTGGCGCCCCCTCCTCTCCATTTGTGGTTAGTCCTGCTCCTGGGCCGTTGTTGCCTGTCATGACTTTCAGAAGCAACACAGAGGCTGTGACTCTGG GAAACCACAGTCCTCATGGTCTGGCAGCTTCCATCTGGACTGAAGATCTCACCCTGGCTCTGGAGACAGCTAAGAG TCTGTCAGTTGGCTCAGTCTGGGTAAATTCACACTCAGTGACTGACCCTGGTCTTCCCATCTCTGGCCACAAAGATAGTGGCACTTGCACTGACGGAGGACAGGCG GGTCTTTACCAGTTTCTGCGCTCGTCTTGtacttcttctcctcctcttcctcgttcCTCCCCTGTCTCTATGGACTATACAAAGTTTGGAATAGCAGCATCCCCAGTTCTTATTCCTGATAATACAGATGCTGCCAG cGCTCCGAAGACCTACCTGCAGTTTGTCGGTGGGAAGGCGTGTAAGTCTGACTCAGGCTGCAGTGTGGCTGTGCAGGCACCAGGAGGTGGGAGTGTGTTGGCTTACTGTCCAGATGGAGGCCGTAAAGACGTCCGTAATGCTGTGGAGGCAGCTATCAAAGTCCAGCCTGG atggatgaaaaaaagTCCAACTGCACGTGCTCAGTCCCTCTACTTTCTGGCCAAGGGCCTGGAAGCAAAGAGGCGGGACATAGCTATGTCAATCACCAGTCAGCTTGGTTTGTCAATGGATGATGCTGAGAAGGAGGTGGACCTCAGCGCTGCAAGGCTCAGTGACTGGGCAGCTTACTGTGACAAAATCCAAGGAGAAACTTTG CCGATGCCACAATCTGGCACTGCTCTCTCCATCCCTGAAGCCCTGGGAGTTGTGGGGCTCGTCCTCCCAGACAAGAACCCCCTCCTCTCCATGGTAACACTTCTTGGGGCAGCCATTGCCACTGGCAATGCCGTCGTCATGGTTCCCAGTCAGAAAAATCCACTACCAGTCTTGGCATTCATCCAG gtGCTTCAGTCATCAGACCTGCCAGTAGGTTTGGTTAATGTAATTTCAGGAAGAAGAGACCAGCTTACAGTCGCTCTGGCCAATCACAGTGTCATTAAGGCCATCTGGTACTGGGGCAGCGCTGAG GGCTGTCAGTACCTCCAGCATACCTGCACCAGCCCCCTGAAAACCCTGCGCCTTTTCTGCCAGAAGGAAAATGGTGGCATGAACTGGACCCAGTCTCATCCCTCACTTCTTGAAGAAATGTGGAGAAACGCTGTCCAATGGAAGAGTGTATGGATTCCCACCGCATAA
- the syt5a gene encoding synaptotagmin Va — MRLVSVAGARLRRAAEEEEKEPPPPPPPPSHHSNHQFASMKNKFFNELTHLPNHKLKLPMWAVGAIVVVVLALVACLGFCIYRKCFNKGKKPKKVRERKGGRGRRKKDKEGEDGEEKKEGEDGKEEEEKEFFGKLEYTLDYNFTDNQLIVGILQAQDLPAMDMGGTSDPYVKVYMLPDKKKKFETKVQRKNLCPVFNETFTFKIPYNELGGQTLVLQVFDFDRFGKHDVIGEIKIAMNSIDLGQPIHEWKDLVGGEKEEQEKLGDICISLRYVPTAGKLTVNIMEAKNLKKMDVGGLSDPFVKVVLQHNGKRLKKKKTSVKQNTLNPYFNESFSFEIPFSQIQKVQVLITVYDYDKLGSNDPIGKCWIGYGASGVGLRHWSDMLANPRRPVAQWHTLLPEEEVDAALKAPIR; from the exons ATGCGATTGGTCAGTGTGGCGGGGGCACGGCTGCGCAGGGCagccgaggaggaggagaaggagcccCCACcgcctcccccacccccctcacaCCACTCCAACCACCAGTTTGCTAGCATGAAAAACAAGTTCTTCAATGAGCTCACACACCTGCCAA ATCATAAACTTAAGT TGCCCATGTGGGCCGTGGGAGCCATCGTGGTTGTGGTCCTTGCCCTTGTCGCCTGCCTAGGATTTTGCATCTACAGGAAGTGCTTTAACAAGGGCAAGAAGCCTAAGAAggtcagagagaggaaaggtgGACGAGGGCGGAGAAAGAAGGACaaggagggagaggatggagaggaaaagaag GAAGGAGAGGAtgggaaggaagaggaagagaaggagttCTTTGGCAAACTGGAGTACACACTGGACTATAACTTCACTGATAACCAG CTGATAGTTGGCATCCTCCAGGCTCAGGACCTCCCAGCTATGGACATGGGTGGGACCTCGGACCCCTATGTCAAAGTCTACATGCTGccagacaaaaagaagaagtttgAGACCAAAGTTCAGCGCAAGAACCTGTGTCCAGTCTTCAACGAAACCTTCACTTTCAAA ATACCCTACAATGAGCTGGGCGGTCAGACTCTGGTGCTGCAGGTTTTTGACTTTGATCGATTTGGCAAACACGACGTCATTGGCGAGATCAAGATCGCCATGAACAGCATAGACCTTGGGCAGCCAATACACGAATGGAAGGATCTGgttggaggagagaaagaggag caagagaAGCTCGGTGATATCTGTATTTCCCTCCGTTACGTCCCCACGGCCGGTAAGCTAACAGTGAACATCATGGAGGCGAAGAACCTGAAGAAGATGGACGTGGGAGGCCTGTCAG ATCCCTTTGTTAAGGTGGTGCTGCAGCACAATGGGAAGcggctgaagaagaagaagacatcGGTTAAACAAAACACTCTGAATCCGTACTTCAACGAGAGCTTCAGCTTTGAAATCCCTTTCTCTCAAATCCAG AAAGTCCAGGTGTTGATCACTGTGTACGACTACGACAAGCTCGGCAGCAACGACCCCATCGGCAAGTGCTGGATTGGCTATGGCGCCTCAGGCGTTGGGCTACGCCACTGGTCAGACATGCTGGCCAATCCCAGGCGTCCGGTGGCCCAGTGGCACACGCTGCTGCctgaggaggaagtggatgCTGCCCTGAAGGCTCCCATTCGCtaa
- the LOC115047141 gene encoding ferritin, liver middle subunit: MDSQVRQNYHRDCEAAINRMVNMELFASYTYTSMAYYFSRDDVALPGFSHFFKENSDEEREHAEKLLSFQNKRGGRIFLQDIKKPERDEWGSGLEAMQCALQLEKSVNQALLDLHKLASEHTDPHLCDFLESHYLNEQVEAIKKLGDYITNLTRMDAHNNKMAEYLFDKHSLGSKS, from the exons ATGGACTCCCAAGTACGTCAGAACTACCACCGCGACTGTGAGGCCGCCATCAACCGGATGGTCAACATGGAGCTGTTTGCCTCCTACACCTACACTTCCATG GCCTATTACTTCTCCCGTGACGATGTGGCCCTCCCGGGGTTCTCCCATTTCTTCAAGGAGAACAGTGATGAAGAGAGGGAGCATGCTGAGAAGCTGCTGTCCTTCCAGAACAAGAGAGGCGGACGCATTTTCCTGCAGGACATCAAG aAACCAGAGCGTGATGAGTGGGGCAGCGGGCTGGAGGCCATGCAGTGTGCTCTGCAGCTGGAGAAGAGTGTCAACCAAGCTCTGCTGGACCTGCACAAGCTGGCCTCAGAGCACACAGACCCTCAT CTGTGTGACTTCCTGGAGTCCCACTACCTGAATGAGCAGGTGGAGGCCATCAAGAAGCTGGGTGACTACATTACCAACCTGACCCGTATGGATGCTCACAACAACAAGATGGCAGAGTACCTGTTTGATAAGCATAGCCTGGGCAGCAAGAGCTAA